A genome region from Maridesulfovibrio salexigens DSM 2638 includes the following:
- the lhgO gene encoding L-2-hydroxyglutarate oxidase, which yields MKTAEIMICGAGIVGLTVARELISRGYKDILIIDKESEIAKHASGRNSGVLHAGIYYAPGSLRAVSCLSGNFRMKEYCREKGLPLLETGKVIVARNESELATLHELYNRATANGAKVEIIDKQRLAEIEPNAKTTKEALFSHYTAVVDPRAVMQSLYNDLQSSGKVSFMLGTKFITAKSNNNIVTDKGEISCGLFINAAGAYSDQVARPFGFGEGYQLIPFKGIYKKLKKEKAHTIKGSIYPVPNIKNPFLGIHFTRGASGDVYLGPTAIPAFGRENYGILSGLDKEAFDIMLRDAILFFKNPKFRSVAFEEPRKYFFKCFFNDAKELVKELSPSDIESTPKVGIRPQLVDLKRNELVMDFLVESDKKSVHVLNAISPAFTSSMYFAEMIVENYIH from the coding sequence ATGAAGACTGCTGAAATCATGATTTGCGGAGCTGGAATTGTAGGTCTTACTGTAGCACGGGAGCTAATTTCCAGAGGATATAAGGATATCCTGATCATTGATAAAGAATCTGAGATTGCAAAGCACGCTTCAGGACGTAATAGCGGAGTGCTGCATGCCGGAATCTACTATGCTCCGGGCAGTCTGCGTGCCGTATCCTGTCTTTCCGGCAACTTCCGGATGAAAGAGTATTGCCGAGAAAAAGGGTTACCTCTGCTGGAAACAGGCAAGGTAATCGTAGCCCGCAATGAATCCGAACTGGCCACCCTCCATGAGCTATACAACCGGGCAACCGCCAATGGAGCTAAGGTCGAAATTATTGATAAACAGCGTCTTGCAGAGATAGAACCTAATGCAAAAACCACCAAAGAAGCGTTGTTTTCACATTACACTGCTGTAGTAGACCCGCGTGCAGTAATGCAGTCTCTGTACAATGATCTTCAATCAAGCGGTAAAGTATCCTTTATGCTCGGCACTAAGTTTATTACTGCAAAAAGTAATAACAACATAGTTACCGACAAAGGGGAGATCAGCTGCGGCCTCTTCATAAACGCAGCCGGAGCTTACAGCGATCAGGTGGCACGCCCCTTCGGATTTGGTGAAGGTTACCAGCTCATCCCCTTCAAAGGCATCTACAAAAAATTAAAGAAAGAAAAAGCCCACACCATCAAAGGCAGCATCTATCCGGTCCCTAACATTAAGAACCCCTTCCTCGGTATTCACTTCACTCGCGGTGCAAGCGGCGATGTATATTTGGGTCCCACCGCCATTCCCGCATTTGGACGCGAAAACTACGGCATCCTGAGCGGGCTGGACAAAGAAGCATTCGACATAATGCTCCGTGATGCCATTCTTTTTTTTAAAAACCCAAAATTTCGCTCTGTTGCATTCGAAGAACCTCGTAAGTACTTTTTCAAATGTTTCTTTAACGATGCTAAAGAGTTGGTCAAAGAACTTTCCCCAAGCGACATTGAAAGCACTCCTAAAGTGGGTATTCGCCCGCAATTGGTTGACCTGAAACGTAATGAACTTGTCATGGACTTTTTAGTGGAAAGTGATAAAAAGAGTGTGCACGTACTGAACGCTATTTCACCAGCCTTCACCAGCTCCATGTACTTTGCTGAAATGATTGTGGAGAATTACATACACTAG
- a CDS encoding NAD(P)H-dependent flavin oxidoreductase — protein sequence MNLPQLKIGDLVAKVPVIQGGMGVGISLSGLASAVAKEGGIGVIAAAMIGLTNKNGGKDHAKAHIDTLAEEIRKAKEMTSGILGVNIMVALSNFADMVSTSVKEGADVIFSGAGLPLDLPKYLHDGAKTKLVPIVSSGRAASIICKKWISKFDYLPDAFVVEGPMAGGHLGFKREQLNDPKFALESILPEVIKAVKPFEEKAGRTIPVIAAGGVYSGEDISKYINMGAAGVQMGTRFVATHECDADEEFKQAYVNSTKEDMAIIQSPVGLPGRAVNNDFLQAVTDGKKSPFKCPFHCIKSCKVEESPYCIASALINAQRGKLKNGFAFAGSNAWRTEKIISVKQLISDLKSEFDRAVAR from the coding sequence ATGAATCTTCCTCAGCTTAAGATTGGTGATCTGGTAGCAAAGGTTCCCGTCATTCAGGGCGGCATGGGAGTGGGAATTTCCCTTTCCGGCCTTGCTTCCGCAGTTGCCAAAGAAGGCGGCATCGGCGTTATCGCTGCTGCAATGATCGGCCTTACCAACAAGAACGGCGGTAAGGATCACGCAAAAGCACACATCGACACTCTGGCCGAAGAAATTCGCAAGGCCAAGGAAATGACCTCCGGCATCCTCGGTGTAAACATCATGGTTGCCCTGTCCAACTTTGCGGACATGGTCAGCACTTCTGTAAAAGAAGGTGCAGACGTTATCTTTTCCGGTGCCGGACTGCCCCTCGACCTGCCCAAATACCTGCACGACGGAGCAAAGACCAAGCTGGTCCCCATTGTTTCCTCCGGTCGCGCAGCTTCCATTATCTGCAAGAAATGGATTTCCAAATTCGACTACCTGCCTGATGCATTCGTAGTTGAAGGCCCCATGGCAGGCGGACACCTCGGCTTCAAGCGTGAACAGCTTAACGATCCCAAATTCGCCCTCGAAAGCATTCTTCCCGAAGTCATCAAGGCTGTTAAGCCCTTCGAAGAAAAAGCTGGCCGCACCATCCCGGTTATCGCTGCCGGCGGTGTTTATTCCGGAGAGGACATCAGCAAGTACATCAATATGGGTGCTGCCGGAGTCCAGATGGGAACCCGTTTTGTTGCCACCCACGAGTGCGATGCTGACGAAGAATTCAAACAGGCTTACGTAAATTCCACCAAAGAAGACATGGCTATCATCCAGAGTCCCGTAGGACTCCCCGGCAGGGCAGTAAACAACGACTTCCTGCAAGCGGTAACCGATGGCAAAAAGTCTCCTTTCAAATGCCCGTTCCATTGCATCAAGAGCTGCAAAGTAGAGGAAAGCCCCTACTGCATTGCCTCCGCCCTGATCAATGCGCAGCGCGGTAAGCTGAAAAACGGTTTTGCCTTTGCAGGCTCCAATGCTTGGAGAACTGAAAAGATCATCTCCGTTAAGCAGCTCATCTCAGATCTCAAATCTGAATTCGATCGCGCAGTCGCACGCTAA
- the xerC gene encoding tyrosine recombinase XerC: MSSTAGTINNLPEPVQVFMTYLDVEKRSSAATLRSYAKDISQFEEFLETRKKTLAVPEKITSDLVRAFLAKLHGQRLAKSTMSRKLSSLRSFFKYMTKHRFIQNDPMVGIRNPKQEIRHPRSLNVDQAVNLMDAHVGDEPADKRDLALAEMLYGSGLRVSEAITLDLFDIDTSSGVVRVSGKGNKERLSPLSDAACKAVNDYLAVRAELGPALEEQALFVGNRGGRINRRQVNRILARMAEGAGLHEGVHPHMLRHSFASHMLQSGADMRSVQELLGHEHLSTTQRYTHLNLQQIMNVYDKAHPLAGNQSPDSGEDKKE, from the coding sequence ATGTCCTCGACCGCAGGAACAATAAATAATCTTCCAGAGCCTGTTCAGGTTTTCATGACTTATCTGGATGTGGAGAAGAGGTCCTCCGCTGCCACTCTGCGTTCTTATGCAAAGGACATCTCGCAGTTTGAAGAATTTCTGGAGACCCGTAAAAAGACTCTCGCCGTTCCTGAGAAAATTACTTCTGACTTAGTTCGTGCTTTTCTGGCTAAGCTGCATGGTCAGCGGCTGGCAAAGTCGACTATGTCGCGCAAACTTTCCTCTTTGCGTTCATTTTTTAAGTATATGACCAAGCATCGGTTCATCCAGAATGATCCTATGGTTGGGATCAGGAACCCCAAGCAGGAAATTCGCCATCCCCGTTCCTTGAACGTGGATCAGGCCGTGAATTTGATGGATGCTCATGTGGGGGATGAACCTGCAGATAAGCGTGATCTGGCTCTGGCTGAGATGCTATATGGTTCCGGGTTGCGTGTCAGTGAAGCTATTACCCTTGACCTATTCGATATAGATACTTCCAGTGGTGTGGTTCGTGTTTCCGGTAAGGGAAATAAGGAACGGCTTTCCCCGCTGAGTGATGCGGCTTGCAAGGCTGTTAATGATTATCTGGCGGTTCGTGCTGAGCTGGGGCCTGCCCTTGAGGAGCAGGCTTTATTTGTGGGAAACCGTGGCGGGCGTATCAATCGCAGGCAGGTTAACCGTATTCTGGCCCGTATGGCCGAGGGTGCCGGACTGCACGAAGGAGTGCATCCGCACATGCTCAGACACAGTTTTGCCTCGCATATGCTGCAATCAGGAGCTGATATGCGGTCGGTGCAGGAGCTTCTGGGGCATGAGCATTTGAGCACTACACAGCGTTACACCCATTTGAATTTGCAACAGATCATGAATGTTTATGATAAGGCTCATCCGTTGGCTGGGAACCAGTCGCCGGATTCAGGTGAGGATAAAAAGGAATAG
- a CDS encoding GGDEF domain-containing response regulator, with product MVDVKRFVMDKNKDHGLLGLAKHTAILVSPDNSLRDLLFEIWPKEVLEFTCYTAARGAVEHLFNDPPDLLIVDSRVEDVPAQELARLVKSENVYRQLPVIICLDDTDLQHSWDWNKVEVDDFLVRPFFLPVVRERVNLTLCRALRALDANPLSKLPGNTSIIQKIQSLIDRKQDFALAYCDLDYFKSFNDKYGFSRGDEVLMMSARIIVNTVKSFAGEQTFVGHVGGDDFVVITSPDIIEEVCQRIIFSFDGIVPNFYDMEDRQRKSIVSKDRQGNTQTFPLMAISIAVVFNINGKMKHFGEASAIAMALKKKAKENPKSSYVLDRRNNK from the coding sequence ATGGTTGATGTTAAACGGTTCGTTATGGACAAGAATAAGGATCACGGCCTGTTGGGGCTGGCAAAACATACGGCCATTCTGGTTTCACCTGATAATTCCCTGCGCGACCTGTTATTTGAAATCTGGCCCAAGGAAGTGTTGGAATTTACTTGCTATACCGCTGCCCGTGGGGCGGTAGAGCATCTTTTCAATGATCCGCCGGACCTGCTCATTGTGGACAGCAGAGTAGAAGATGTTCCGGCTCAGGAACTGGCCCGTCTGGTTAAAAGCGAAAACGTCTATCGTCAGCTTCCGGTAATCATCTGCCTGGATGATACCGATCTTCAGCATTCATGGGATTGGAACAAAGTTGAGGTTGACGATTTTCTGGTTCGGCCTTTTTTTCTGCCTGTTGTCAGAGAAAGGGTGAACCTTACTCTTTGTCGCGCACTTCGTGCTCTTGATGCCAACCCCTTGTCCAAGCTTCCGGGCAACACTTCCATTATTCAGAAGATTCAAAGTCTGATTGACCGCAAGCAGGATTTTGCGCTTGCCTATTGCGACCTTGATTATTTCAAGTCCTTTAACGATAAGTACGGCTTTTCCCGTGGTGATGAAGTCCTGATGATGAGCGCGCGAATTATCGTCAACACGGTTAAGAGCTTCGCCGGAGAGCAGACTTTTGTGGGGCATGTAGGTGGAGATGATTTTGTTGTCATTACTTCCCCGGATATAATTGAAGAAGTCTGCCAGCGCATAATTTTTTCGTTCGACGGTATTGTGCCTAATTTCTATGACATGGAAGACCGCCAGCGCAAATCTATTGTCTCCAAGGACCGTCAGGGCAACACTCAGACTTTTCCTTTGATGGCAATTTCCATCGCAGTTGTTTTTAATATCAACGGCAAAATGAAGCACTTTGGTGAAGCTTCTGCCATTGCAATGGCCCTGAAGAAGAAAGCTAAAGAAAACCCCAAGAGCAGCTATGTCCTCGACCGCAGGAACAATAAATAA
- a CDS encoding HDOD domain-containing protein: MADQDLKTSVKGQILSTSDLPTLPSVLDEVTKLVDDPNSSTEQVAKVISQDQVLSAKVLKMVNSPIYGFPGRITTIQHALVLLGLNVIRGIIISTSVFDMIQQAMSGLWEHSLGCAMASGAIAKAAGFEDPEEFTVAGLLHDLGKVVTAVQLPELNEAVRMTVKEKDLTYYEAERHILGFGHDRINAWLARHWHLPPNVREAMTYHHHPDRAQHYQQTAAVVHVGDFMVRLFEYGNGGDDQIAYFKPAAMKILKLKMKDLEPVMDEVSDKFMEISDLTF, from the coding sequence ATGGCCGATCAGGATCTTAAAACCAGCGTGAAGGGTCAGATTCTTTCTACTTCCGACCTTCCGACCCTGCCTTCCGTTCTTGATGAGGTCACCAAGCTTGTAGATGACCCCAACTCTTCAACTGAGCAAGTCGCTAAAGTTATTTCACAGGATCAGGTGCTTTCTGCAAAAGTCCTTAAAATGGTTAACTCACCAATTTACGGCTTTCCGGGAAGAATCACCACCATTCAGCATGCCCTTGTGTTGCTCGGCCTGAACGTTATTCGCGGCATTATTATTTCTACTTCTGTCTTTGATATGATCCAGCAGGCGATGTCCGGGCTTTGGGAACATAGCCTCGGTTGCGCTATGGCCAGTGGTGCCATTGCCAAGGCTGCAGGATTCGAAGACCCGGAAGAGTTCACTGTGGCTGGTCTGCTTCACGATCTCGGTAAGGTTGTGACCGCTGTGCAGCTGCCGGAGCTTAATGAAGCAGTACGCATGACAGTGAAGGAAAAGGACCTTACCTACTACGAGGCTGAGCGCCATATTCTCGGGTTCGGTCATGACCGCATTAACGCTTGGCTGGCCAGACACTGGCACCTTCCGCCCAATGTGCGTGAAGCCATGACTTATCACCATCATCCTGATCGGGCGCAGCATTACCAGCAAACAGCCGCAGTGGTTCATGTCGGTGATTTTATGGTCCGCCTTTTTGAATACGGAAATGGCGGAGATGACCAGATTGCGTACTTCAAGCCTGCGGCCATGAAGATTTTGAAGCTGAAAATGAAAGACCTTGAACCGGTTATGGATGAAGTCTCTGATAAGTTTATGGAAATATCCGATCTGACTTTCTAG
- the dprA gene encoding DNA-processing protein DprA encodes MSSLQEEYFACLALRYTPGLGPKSWGPILRHYPTAYDGLKDAVNWHSLKLASEKSSKAAQNEEWRPKAEKEYREAMRLEFGILPWTHPLFPDLLKELADPPTCLYYFGDPKLLSNPSVGIVGSRNSGRLGMEYASRLAADLSKSGLTITSGFAKGIDSCAHEAALHGVGSTIAVLGTGLDVDSYPPDSDWLRRRVLESGLIISEFPPGTKPFARNFPFRNRLISGLSIGVVVVEAEIASGSLVTARLAGEQGREVMAMPGPSGDKSFAGCLKLIKEGAALVETADDVLMNIRHALDIEDISGQKSVAGAERKLPVKRDDKSSSPKAEDPAKNEPAVPAFDIDSLEPPEYDIAKALKSGGKLHIDEIARAAGFDVSVAGAVILGMEVNGMVVRFPGMYYDLRC; translated from the coding sequence GTGAGTTCCCTTCAGGAAGAATATTTTGCATGTCTGGCCCTGCGCTATACGCCGGGGCTTGGACCTAAATCCTGGGGGCCGATCCTCAGGCATTATCCCACAGCCTACGATGGCCTTAAAGACGCGGTAAATTGGCACTCTCTTAAGCTTGCTTCTGAAAAGAGTTCCAAGGCTGCGCAAAACGAAGAATGGCGTCCAAAAGCGGAAAAAGAATACCGCGAGGCTATGCGCCTCGAATTCGGAATTCTGCCATGGACTCATCCTCTCTTTCCTGATCTGCTTAAAGAATTAGCTGATCCTCCGACCTGTCTATACTATTTCGGTGATCCGAAACTTCTCTCCAATCCTTCTGTGGGCATTGTAGGTTCGCGTAACAGTGGGCGACTGGGGATGGAATATGCTTCAAGGCTTGCAGCCGATCTTTCCAAAAGCGGTCTCACTATAACTTCAGGGTTTGCAAAAGGTATCGATTCTTGCGCCCATGAAGCGGCGTTGCACGGTGTCGGTTCAACAATCGCAGTACTTGGTACCGGGCTTGATGTGGATTCCTATCCGCCGGATAGTGACTGGTTGCGTAGGAGGGTGCTGGAGTCCGGTCTGATCATTTCTGAATTTCCTCCCGGAACAAAGCCTTTTGCCCGAAATTTCCCTTTTCGAAATCGTCTGATCAGTGGATTAAGCATAGGTGTTGTTGTGGTGGAGGCTGAGATTGCCAGCGGCAGTCTTGTTACTGCCCGTCTTGCAGGAGAGCAGGGCAGGGAAGTAATGGCTATGCCCGGTCCCAGTGGAGACAAAAGTTTTGCCGGATGCTTGAAATTAATTAAAGAGGGTGCGGCTCTTGTGGAAACCGCCGATGATGTATTAATGAACATCAGGCATGCCCTTGATATTGAGGATATTTCCGGGCAGAAATCCGTTGCAGGTGCTGAGCGCAAGCTCCCGGTTAAAAGGGATGATAAAAGCAGTTCTCCAAAGGCTGAGGATCCTGCTAAAAACGAGCCTGCTGTCCCGGCTTTCGATATTGATTCTCTTGAACCGCCGGAATATGACATAGCCAAAGCCCTTAAAAGTGGCGGGAAGCTGCATATTGATGAAATCGCCCGTGCGGCGGGATTTGATGTCTCCGTGGCGGGTGCTGTCATACTGGGCATGGAGGTCAACGGAATGGTTGTGCGCTTTCCCGGCATGTATTATGATCTTCGGTGTTAA
- the ybgF gene encoding tol-pal system protein YbgF, whose translation MQYLRILLIVVLAFVVSGCFAAKQPEEPVKPAWGGSEEWRLKSLEENFLHFKEGLRQQNDLIESNHKDTTAQIEKLQERMTEMDSTLAELKENQQKMMTMKVEQEIPAEEAVVTEEVVMGGNSSSEEKPWMVVPGEASAAAGAAQVDPAKAAPKPVSSLSGDALYQEGVRLVMNDNPVKARGLLEQYLAQNPSSKLAPNALYWIGETYYSEKSFAQSILKFKEVSRRFPKATKVPDAMLKIGLAYDKLGDRENAVFYLRTLIEDYPKSAPAKIGRERLRAIEG comes from the coding sequence ATGCAGTACTTACGAATCCTTCTTATTGTTGTTCTGGCCTTCGTTGTCAGCGGATGTTTTGCGGCAAAGCAGCCTGAAGAGCCTGTGAAACCCGCATGGGGCGGAAGCGAAGAGTGGCGCCTTAAAAGCCTTGAAGAAAATTTCTTACATTTCAAGGAAGGACTGCGCCAACAGAATGATCTGATTGAAAGCAATCACAAAGACACTACTGCTCAAATTGAAAAGTTGCAGGAGCGTATGACCGAGATGGACAGCACTCTTGCCGAGCTTAAGGAAAATCAGCAAAAGATGATGACTATGAAGGTCGAACAGGAAATTCCTGCTGAGGAAGCCGTTGTGACTGAAGAAGTTGTCATGGGTGGCAATAGCAGCAGCGAAGAAAAACCTTGGATGGTTGTTCCCGGTGAAGCCTCCGCAGCTGCTGGAGCAGCTCAGGTCGATCCCGCTAAGGCTGCTCCTAAGCCTGTCTCCTCTCTGAGCGGAGATGCTCTGTATCAGGAAGGTGTGCGGCTGGTGATGAACGATAATCCCGTGAAAGCCCGTGGCCTGCTGGAGCAATACCTTGCTCAGAATCCCTCTTCCAAGCTTGCCCCGAATGCTCTTTATTGGATTGGTGAGACATATTACTCCGAAAAAAGTTTTGCCCAGTCCATCCTCAAATTCAAGGAAGTGAGCAGACGTTTTCCCAAGGCAACCAAGGTTCCCGATGCTATGCTCAAGATCGGTTTGGCCTATGATAAGCTTGGCGATCGTGAAAACGCTGTTTTCTACCTGCGCACTTTGATTGAAGATTATCCAAAGTCTGCTCCCGCCAAAATAGGCAGGGAACGTCTGCGTGCAATCGAAGGTTAG
- a CDS encoding chemotaxis protein CheA: MSQDFMDPEIFADFIIEAKEHLETIEPNLLELENNPENLDLLNEIFRPMHSLKGASGFLGLNIINGLAHRAENILDELRKGEIGVTSEIMDVILAATDLLRQLIDNLDELGNEGEVDTSITIERIDAIMAGETPEPSTSPAEEVAPEPEPEPEPVLEEVDPEPEPVEEIIEVETDLPETQIEQESNMPEPGRKQAFQFVAIVNEEAEPYKLTTVGEGHLADFLEEAHEIIENLTNGLLELEQDPEGNDDLINDIFRYFHNLKGNSGIIGFRELNSLTHEAETLLNKVRKGEVAATRTMIDLLLAVVDGIESLIAHVSPKTGDVQPLDIDQLVSPLQEAVEKGEVVTADLPEEDEVVEEAEVEPEPEVELEPTEEGLDPEDIAIFEQTVHQQVDNIELALKTLGEDASQKDYIDGLYRSLVSIQNSGGYMGFDDLREYAERTAGLVDQARSSDMDFELMLDLLRQECGIISEMIDSAVSDLKGGAETPAESKPEPKPEPKPEPKPEPKPEPKPEPKPEPKPEPKPEPKPEPKPEPKPEPKPEPKPEPKPEPKSEPKLAPKAEATPKAAAKPAPKPAAKPAAKPAAKPAAKPAAGAPVKSSKPKAMSTIRVDHQKLDHLMNLIGELIISRGRYTMLARGLEEGHLEVPVVAQQLTETTYALSRISDDLQDTIMKVRMVAVQTVFSRFPRLVRDLSRKSGKRVELITEGEETELDKSVVEEIGDPLVHLIRNSVDHGLEPEEERIANGKTPQGHVWLRAYHKGNSVAIEVEDDGRGIDPEKMRNVAIKKGVISPEEARNLDDREAIELIFAPGFSSAEKVTDISGRGVGMDVVRNNIKDLKGSVHISSEVGKGSKFTLTLPLTLAIIDALMVQINGANYAIPLDAVSETTKIEAERLTEVNNRKAVTLRGEVLGIAELAELLEQPVSDPEREVLPVVIVHDNDRRLGLVVDRLLERQEIVIKPLGNYLNGFDLKGVSGATIMGDGSVVLILDPHEIYSMATVKSGSIQ, translated from the coding sequence ATGAGCCAGGATTTCATGGATCCTGAAATTTTTGCGGATTTCATTATTGAAGCTAAAGAGCATCTCGAAACTATTGAGCCCAACCTGCTTGAGCTTGAGAATAATCCCGAGAACCTTGATCTTCTGAATGAAATATTCAGGCCAATGCACTCCCTCAAGGGGGCTTCGGGCTTTTTGGGGCTGAATATCATCAATGGCCTCGCCCATAGGGCGGAAAATATTCTTGACGAACTTCGGAAAGGAGAGATCGGGGTTACATCGGAAATTATGGATGTAATTCTTGCTGCCACCGATTTGTTGCGTCAGTTGATCGATAATCTGGATGAACTCGGCAATGAAGGTGAAGTTGATACTTCAATTACTATTGAAAGGATCGATGCCATCATGGCCGGAGAAACCCCGGAACCTTCCACCTCCCCTGCGGAGGAGGTTGCACCCGAACCGGAACCCGAACCGGAACCAGTTCTGGAAGAAGTAGATCCGGAACCTGAACCGGTTGAAGAAATTATTGAAGTTGAGACAGATTTGCCGGAGACCCAAATCGAGCAGGAGTCCAATATGCCAGAGCCAGGACGCAAGCAGGCTTTTCAGTTTGTAGCCATTGTTAATGAGGAAGCCGAGCCCTATAAGTTGACAACTGTAGGGGAAGGTCATCTGGCCGATTTTCTCGAAGAAGCCCATGAAATCATCGAGAATCTAACTAACGGGCTGCTTGAGCTTGAGCAGGACCCTGAAGGCAATGACGACCTCATCAACGATATATTCAGATATTTCCATAACCTTAAAGGCAATAGCGGTATTATTGGTTTCCGCGAGCTTAATTCGCTCACCCATGAAGCCGAGACCCTGCTGAATAAGGTTCGAAAAGGGGAAGTTGCAGCTACCCGTACCATGATTGATCTGCTTTTAGCTGTCGTTGATGGTATTGAGTCGCTGATTGCTCACGTATCCCCGAAAACAGGTGATGTTCAACCTTTGGATATTGATCAGCTCGTTTCGCCGCTTCAGGAAGCGGTTGAAAAGGGCGAGGTCGTTACCGCTGATCTTCCAGAAGAAGATGAAGTTGTTGAAGAAGCAGAAGTTGAACCTGAGCCTGAAGTTGAGCTGGAACCGACAGAAGAAGGACTGGATCCGGAAGATATTGCTATTTTTGAACAGACCGTCCATCAACAGGTCGATAATATTGAATTGGCCCTGAAAACTTTGGGCGAAGATGCCAGCCAAAAAGATTATATTGATGGACTCTACAGAAGCCTTGTTTCCATTCAGAATTCTGGTGGTTACATGGGCTTTGACGACTTGCGGGAATACGCAGAGAGAACCGCAGGACTTGTAGATCAGGCTCGCTCCTCTGACATGGATTTTGAGTTGATGCTTGACTTGCTGCGTCAGGAATGTGGAATTATTTCCGAAATGATTGATTCTGCTGTGAGTGATCTTAAAGGCGGAGCAGAGACTCCTGCTGAGTCCAAGCCAGAGCCTAAGCCAGAGCCTAAGCCAGAACCGAAGCCAGAACCGAAGCCTGAGCCTAAGCCAGAACCGAAGCCTGAGCCTAAGCCAGAACCGAAGCCTGAGCCTAAGCCAGAACCGAAGCCTGAGCCTAAACCTGAACCTAAGCCTGAGCCTAAACCTGAACCTAAGCCTGAGCCTAAGTCGGAACCGAAGCTTGCGCCTAAAGCGGAAGCCACCCCTAAAGCCGCAGCTAAGCCCGCGCCCAAGCCCGCAGCTAAGCCCGCAGCTAAGCCTGCAGCCAAGCCCGCAGCGAAACCTGCTGCCGGGGCACCGGTCAAGAGTTCCAAGCCCAAGGCTATGTCTACTATCAGGGTTGACCACCAGAAGCTTGATCATCTCATGAACCTTATTGGTGAGCTTATCATCAGCAGGGGCCGCTACACCATGCTGGCCCGTGGTCTTGAGGAAGGTCACCTTGAAGTTCCGGTCGTTGCCCAGCAGCTGACCGAGACAACATACGCTTTGTCCAGAATTTCTGACGACCTGCAGGACACTATCATGAAGGTCCGCATGGTCGCGGTTCAGACTGTATTTTCGAGATTCCCGCGTTTGGTTCGCGACCTCAGCCGTAAGAGCGGTAAGCGGGTCGAGTTGATAACCGAAGGCGAAGAGACTGAACTCGATAAGAGTGTTGTCGAAGAAATCGGCGATCCTCTCGTTCACCTGATCAGGAACTCTGTAGACCATGGCCTTGAACCTGAAGAAGAGCGTATCGCTAACGGAAAGACTCCTCAGGGGCATGTCTGGTTGCGTGCTTATCACAAGGGTAACTCTGTTGCCATTGAGGTTGAGGATGATGGTCGCGGAATTGATCCTGAAAAGATGCGTAACGTCGCCATCAAGAAGGGGGTTATTTCTCCGGAAGAAGCCCGCAACCTTGATGACCGCGAAGCCATTGAACTTATTTTTGCTCCGGGTTTTTCCTCCGCAGAAAAGGTTACTGACATTTCCGGTCGAGGTGTGGGAATGGATGTTGTACGTAACAACATCAAAGACCTTAAAGGTAGCGTCCACATTTCTTCCGAAGTAGGCAAGGGGTCCAAGTTTACCCTGACCCTGCCGCTGACCCTGGCGATTATTGATGCGCTTATGGTTCAGATTAACGGTGCAAACTACGCCATTCCTCTTGATGCGGTTTCTGAAACCACCAAGATTGAGGCGGAAAGACTTACTGAGGTCAACAACCGTAAAGCCGTTACCCTGCGTGGCGAGGTGCTTGGTATTGCCGAGCTTGCTGAACTGCTTGAGCAGCCTGTCAGCGATCCTGAACGTGAGGTTCTGCCTGTTGTTATTGTCCATGACAATGACCGCCGACTCGGGCTGGTTGTAGACAGACTGCTGGAACGTCAGGAAATCGTTATTAAGCCCCTTGGTAACTACCTCAACGGCTTTGATCTCAAAGGCGTTTCAGGTGCAACTATTATGGGTGACGGTAGCGTTGTTCTTATCCTTGATCCCCATGAGATCTACAGCATGGCAACAGTTAAGAGCGGCAGTATCCAGTAG
- a CDS encoding response regulator, giving the protein MPKHILIVDDSKTVRNLVAFIMKKEGFKVTTAEDGLDGLEKLYSLDKVDLIISDVNMPRMDGFTYIKTVREQDAYKDIPIIVLSTEGQEKDIQTGLSLGANLYMVKPAQPEKMVKNIKMLLG; this is encoded by the coding sequence ATGCCTAAACATATTCTGATAGTGGACGATTCAAAGACTGTAAGGAACCTCGTCGCCTTCATCATGAAAAAAGAAGGGTTCAAGGTAACTACCGCGGAAGACGGCTTAGACGGCCTTGAAAAGCTTTACAGTCTGGACAAAGTTGATCTAATTATTTCCGATGTAAATATGCCGAGAATGGACGGGTTTACTTACATTAAAACAGTTCGCGAGCAGGATGCATATAAAGATATCCCCATTATTGTGCTCTCGACTGAAGGTCAGGAAAAAGATATTCAGACCGGCCTGAGTCTGGGAGCCAACCTTTATATGGTTAAGCCTGCCCAGCCTGAAAAGATGGTTAAGAATATTAAAATGCTTCTCGGATAA